A DNA window from Streptomyces canus contains the following coding sequences:
- the ndk gene encoding nucleoside-diphosphate kinase translates to MSQRTLVLLKPDAVRRGLTGEIISRIERKAGWQITALELRTLDQDTLEQHYGEHKGKPFYEPLVEFMASGPVVALIVEGERVIEGVRQLAGPTDPIAAAPGSIRGDYGVIVRENLIHASDSEESAEREVKIFFPGRA, encoded by the coding sequence GTGAGCCAGCGCACCCTCGTCCTCCTCAAGCCCGACGCCGTCCGTCGTGGCCTGACCGGCGAGATCATCAGCCGTATCGAGCGCAAGGCCGGCTGGCAGATCACCGCGCTGGAGCTGCGCACCCTGGACCAGGACACGCTGGAGCAGCACTACGGCGAGCACAAGGGCAAGCCCTTCTACGAGCCGCTGGTGGAGTTCATGGCCTCCGGCCCGGTCGTCGCGCTGATCGTCGAGGGTGAGCGGGTCATCGAGGGCGTACGCCAACTGGCGGGTCCCACCGATCCGATCGCCGCCGCGCCCGGCTCCATCCGCGGCGACTACGGCGTCATCGTCCGCGAGAACCTGATCCACGCCTCCGACTCGGAGGAGTCCGCCGAGCGCGAGGTGAAGATCTTCTTCCCCGGGCGCGCATAG
- a CDS encoding DUF4233 domain-containing protein translates to MRTLCASTLIGEFFVIGFAGLVAMKDPDLATSTVWTVSGIAMFLCLALCAVVTRPGGVALGWALQIALIASGFVVPTMFFMGAIFAALWWASVHYGRKIDEAKARFAAQADSPAPDAV, encoded by the coding sequence ATGCGTACGCTCTGTGCTTCCACGCTGATCGGCGAGTTCTTCGTCATCGGCTTCGCCGGGCTGGTCGCGATGAAGGACCCCGACCTGGCCACCTCCACGGTGTGGACGGTCAGCGGCATCGCCATGTTCCTGTGCCTCGCGCTGTGCGCGGTGGTGACCCGGCCCGGCGGCGTCGCCCTCGGCTGGGCGCTCCAGATCGCCCTGATCGCCTCCGGCTTCGTCGTGCCGACCATGTTCTTCATGGGCGCGATCTTCGCGGCACTGTGGTGGGCCTCCGTGCACTACGGCCGGAAGATCGACGAGGCCAAGGCGAGATTCGCCGCCCAGGCCGACTCCCCTGCACCTGACGCTGTGTGA
- the folC gene encoding bifunctional tetrahydrofolate synthase/dihydrofolate synthase has product MSDTDPFDEIVAAETDRDPDLAVIEAGSRTLRTQGAPPEADVPARPADPEVDKALREVEGELATRWGETKLEPSVSRIAALMDVLGEPQRSYPSIHITGTNGKTSTARMIEALLGAFELRTGRYTSPHVQSITERISLDGAPITAERFIETYEDIKPYIEMVDASQQYRLSFFEVLTGMAYAAFADAPVDVAVVEVGMGGSWDATNVIDGHVAVVTPIDLDHTDRLGETHAAIAGEKAGIIKQGATVILAQQPVDAAQVLLKKAVEVDATVAREGLEFGVVSRQVAVGGQLVTLRGLGGEYEEVYLPLHGPYQAHNAAVALAAVEAFFGVGAQRQDRLDIDTVRKAFAAVSSPGRLEVVRRSPTVVLDAAHNPAGARATAEAVGEAFDFSRLIGVVGASGDKNVRGLLEAFEPIFAEVVITQNSSHRAMDSDELAAIAVEVFGEERVQVEPRLPDALEEAITLAEEDGEFAGGGVLVTGSVITVGEARLLLGRG; this is encoded by the coding sequence GTGAGTGACACCGACCCCTTCGACGAGATCGTCGCCGCCGAGACCGACCGAGACCCCGACCTCGCGGTCATCGAGGCCGGCAGCCGCACCCTGCGCACCCAGGGCGCCCCGCCGGAGGCAGATGTGCCCGCACGCCCTGCCGACCCCGAGGTCGACAAGGCCCTGCGCGAGGTCGAGGGAGAGCTCGCCACCCGCTGGGGCGAGACCAAGCTGGAGCCCTCCGTCAGCCGCATCGCCGCGCTGATGGACGTCCTGGGCGAGCCGCAGCGGTCGTACCCCTCGATCCACATCACGGGGACGAACGGCAAGACCTCCACGGCCCGCATGATCGAGGCCCTCCTCGGCGCCTTCGAACTGCGCACGGGCCGGTACACCAGCCCCCACGTCCAGTCGATCACCGAGCGCATCAGCCTGGACGGCGCCCCGATCACGGCCGAGCGGTTCATCGAGACGTACGAGGACATCAAGCCGTACATCGAGATGGTCGACGCCTCGCAGCAGTACCGGCTGTCCTTCTTCGAGGTGCTGACCGGCATGGCGTACGCCGCCTTCGCGGACGCGCCTGTCGACGTGGCCGTCGTGGAGGTCGGCATGGGCGGCTCCTGGGACGCCACCAATGTCATCGACGGCCATGTCGCCGTGGTCACCCCCATCGACCTGGACCACACCGACCGGCTCGGCGAGACGCACGCGGCGATCGCCGGCGAGAAGGCCGGGATCATCAAGCAGGGCGCGACCGTCATCCTGGCCCAGCAGCCGGTCGACGCGGCGCAGGTGCTGCTGAAGAAGGCCGTCGAGGTCGACGCCACCGTCGCGCGCGAGGGCCTGGAGTTCGGGGTCGTCTCGCGGCAGGTCGCCGTGGGCGGCCAGCTGGTGACCCTGCGCGGCCTCGGCGGCGAGTACGAAGAGGTGTACCTGCCGCTGCACGGCCCCTACCAGGCACACAACGCCGCCGTGGCGCTCGCCGCCGTGGAGGCGTTCTTCGGTGTGGGCGCCCAGCGCCAGGACCGCCTCGACATCGACACCGTCCGCAAGGCCTTCGCGGCCGTCTCCTCCCCGGGCCGTCTCGAAGTCGTACGGCGTTCCCCGACCGTCGTCCTGGACGCCGCCCACAACCCGGCGGGCGCCCGCGCCACCGCCGAGGCGGTCGGCGAGGCCTTCGACTTCAGCCGGCTCATCGGCGTGGTGGGCGCGAGCGGTGACAAGAACGTACGGGGGCTCCTCGAGGCCTTCGAGCCGATCTTCGCCGAGGTCGTGATCACACAGAACTCCAGTCACCGCGCGATGGACTCCGACGAGCTCGCCGCGATCGCCGTCGAGGTGTTCGGCGAGGAGCGCGTGCAGGTCGAACCGCGGCTGCCGGACGCGCTGGAGGAGGCGATCACGCTGGCCGAGGAGGACGGCGAGTTCGCGGGCGGCGGAGTACTCGTCACCGGGTCGGTCATCACGGTCGGCGAGGCCCGGCTGCTGCTGGGAAGGGGCTGA
- a CDS encoding rod shape-determining protein, which produces MSFIGRDMAVDLGTANTLVYVRGRGIVLNEPSVVAINTNTGGILAVGAEAKKMIGRTPGNIVAVRPLKDGVIADFEITERMLRYFILKIHKRRYLARPRVVVCVPSGITGVERRAVIEASSQAGARQVHIIEEPMAAAIGSGLPVHEATGNMVVDIGGGTTEVAVISLGGIVTAQSIRVAGDELDNAIIQHIKKEYSLLLGERTAEQIKITIGSAYELDADEHTEIRGRDLVSGLPKTVVISAAEVRKAIEEPVNAIVDAVKTTLDKCPPELSGDIMDRGIVLTGGGALLRGLDERLRRETGMPIHIAEDPLDSVALGSGKCVEEFEALQQVLDAQPRR; this is translated from the coding sequence ATGTCGTTCATCGGCCGTGACATGGCTGTCGACCTCGGGACCGCCAACACGCTGGTGTACGTCAGGGGTCGCGGGATCGTACTCAACGAGCCGTCCGTCGTCGCGATCAACACGAACACCGGTGGAATCCTCGCTGTCGGCGCCGAAGCGAAGAAGATGATCGGGCGGACCCCCGGCAACATCGTTGCCGTGCGGCCGCTGAAGGACGGCGTGATCGCCGACTTCGAGATCACCGAGCGGATGCTGCGCTACTTCATCCTGAAGATCCACAAGCGGCGGTATCTCGCCAGGCCGCGCGTCGTCGTGTGTGTCCCCTCGGGCATCACCGGCGTCGAGCGCCGCGCCGTCATCGAGGCGTCGTCCCAGGCCGGCGCCCGCCAGGTGCACATCATCGAGGAGCCCATGGCGGCCGCCATCGGCTCCGGCCTGCCGGTCCACGAGGCCACGGGCAACATGGTGGTGGACATCGGCGGCGGCACCACAGAGGTCGCGGTCATCTCCCTCGGCGGCATCGTCACCGCCCAGTCCATCCGGGTGGCGGGCGACGAACTGGACAACGCGATCATCCAGCACATCAAGAAGGAGTACTCGCTCCTGCTGGGTGAGCGGACGGCCGAGCAGATCAAGATCACGATCGGCTCGGCGTACGAACTCGACGCTGACGAGCACACCGAAATCCGTGGCCGGGATCTCGTCTCCGGGCTGCCCAAGACCGTCGTCATCTCGGCCGCCGAAGTCCGCAAGGCGATCGAGGAACCCGTCAACGCCATCGTCGACGCGGTCAAGACGACCCTCGACAAGTGCCCGCCGGAGCTCTCCGGCGACATCATGGACCGCGGCATCGTCCTCACCGGCGGTGGCGCCCTGCTGCGCGGGCTCGACGAGCGGCTGCGCCGGGAGACCGGCATGCCGATCCACATCGCCGAGGACCCGCTCGACAGCGTGGCGCTCGGCTCCGGGAAGTGCGTCGAGGAGTTCGAGGCGCTTCAGCAGGTGCTGGACGCCCAGCCGCGCAGATGA